The window CTGAAGAGCCCGAGGGGGGTGAGGAGAGGCCTGGTCTCGACCACAACGAGCTGGGCCTGAGGAACCTCCGCTGTTCAGACGGCGGCGAGCACAAGAAGGTCACGACAGAGACGGAGAAACAGCTGGTCGCCGCGGAGCTGAGTAACGCCCTGAAGGAGAAGTCGCCCTCGAGAGGAGCGGCCGGTCGGGTGCACTCCGCTAACAGTGCAGAAAAGGACTCATGCGAGGGACTGGATGTGAAGACCAAGGAGCTATGGAGCGCtctggaggaggatgaagaaaaggcCGCTTCCGGCGTCGTCAGCGGAGAGTTTGACTGCCACCGTTTTTCCCAGTCAAGCGACTTGCGTTTGTGGCCCAATGAAAACGACCAGTGGGCCTCTCCGGAGAGGAGACGCCAGGACGCCGAACTGAGAGCGGAACTGTTCTCCGGGTTCACTGATAAGGcgtgggaggtgggggagaggCTCGTTGTGGGTCAGGAGTTTTGGGAGACTGAAGAAAACGATGAACTCGCAGGAAGCGAACCGCACCCTGCCATCTTGGAGGGCTGCGAGGAAACCTGGAACGATGAAACGCAAGGACTTGCTGGTAAACTTGCCGTTAAGGAAGCATGGGAATCTGCCGGCGACAATGAGCGACAAGCTCTCAATTTGTCGGATGTGCAACAGGAGGAAAATATTGAGGACGTAGGGGAAATCGGCACATTTAGCAAAGATCTAAAAAGAGAAACTTCCGAAATTGAGGTAGAGAATGTAGAAATTCCAGAGAGTGAGACCTCCGAAAAAGCAGAGAAGGAGATTTTGTCAGACGCAGACACAGTGCGGGACGGGGAAGATCCGCCAGACTCCATCGGAACAGAGGAAAATCTCAATTTCAACAGATGGCCTCAGAATCACCTACAAAAAGAAGGACAGACCTCAGCTGAGCTTGTTGACAACGAGACGGGCTCTAATTTAGAGAACTGCTTGAGTCACACTATGGATAACTCAAATATAACCATTTGCATCACCGAAGCTCCAGATGACAACTTTTCAGACCTGGAAAATGTTGAATCAGGCGCAGATTCAGAGGCTGAAACGAGGCCGTGGTTTGCTAGGCAACATGTAGAAGAGACGGTAAGCATTATGAATGAAGAAGATGATTACAGAGACATGCCTTCTCCACCCAATCCCCTCTCTTGTCCAAGTGACCTTGATGTGCAGGACGAGCTTGATCAGTCATATCCAAAGGTAGACAATTTCAGCTCAGTAGATTTCCCCAGTCCTCCAACAAGCATAGACCTTGATGTGCAATATGATAAATTAGAGAGTTTAGACGACTCGTTTCCTAGTCCACCACCGTCTGTTATAGAGGCAGAGGAATTTATTAGTCACATAAATCTAGAAGACTTTATTGCTAGCCCTGAGACAGAGCCGTGTATTTCCCCGACTCGTGTCGCCAATGTTTCAGAGCCGACTCTGCAAGAATCCCCACCTGCTATAACTCAGAGTAAAGGGATCTCCGCCAATCTGAACCGTCCCTCTGTGCACATAACCCCGGCTGATGAGAGCAACTCTGCATCCGTCATAACAGGGCAGGATGAACATAATAATCTGTTGCAGGAGACATCATCTGCCTCCCCATCGTCGCCCCAAGTTCCCCTCAGCAATCTCCCAGAATTACTGATTTCCGAGTGGAAAGATTTGGACGAAGAGCCCCTGGAGGATTTTGAAAAACTGGAACAACTGTGTTGCATATCTGGAGACGAGGAAGACTTTATTGATGATCATTTTTTGGGAAACCTAGAGCTGCTGGAGTCTTTGAAGAAAACACCCGAGCTGAAGGGCAGCAGTCTTGGTGATAGCCGCGCAGGTGATGGAACATGCGCCCCCCAAACTCCAGAGGGGAGCGCGGTCGATGATCGGACCTCCGATAACTCTGACAAACTGATCCTGGACTCTGAAGAGGAGAAGAATGACAGGCAGGGTTCGTTGGAATCGAGTCAAACATCTGATGTCAAGGATCAGGGCTCTCTCTGTAAGATGACGACAAAGAATGGCCTCATGATGCAGGTGAGAatatcttgtttgttttaa is drawn from Pungitius pungitius chromosome 11, fPunPun2.1, whole genome shotgun sequence and contains these coding sequences:
- the LOC134132852 gene encoding dentin sialophosphoprotein-like; this encodes MTSNSADCLTPSDSWTSGEGGVGGGGWRALGNETPHRDSAYFSDSDVEGEGMNRRTSDGLFTSRPSSGRGGDRGTLTGIEEKTEEEAEIGEKSPLRNSIHLSDGKGEFGETIELCEETRTPCQPATGNAVFNFGADRNILNKGLESTQRDDFGIFQNESKKSTLLCDDPQAKDCVDLIDELFSKLNDEPVKGPHSCGYPKDNSFQEGIISLITDCTHQDSAENSLNLQSNSIAETNNLIESESGSRSNDCVLRASNKQYTSVADAGVDLSALESLKPGNDTVEYVTPSQVDKRESRLSKLYGIHTGESPLGDDTPSAVEPGDDDKPVYDESSGSTCPSWAEEGAEEPEGGEERPGLDHNELGLRNLRCSDGGEHKKVTTETEKQLVAAELSNALKEKSPSRGAAGRVHSANSAEKDSCEGLDVKTKELWSALEEDEEKAASGVVSGEFDCHRFSQSSDLRLWPNENDQWASPERRRQDAELRAELFSGFTDKAWEVGERLVVGQEFWETEENDELAGSEPHPAILEGCEETWNDETQGLAGKLAVKEAWESAGDNERQALNLSDVQQEENIEDVGEIGTFSKDLKRETSEIEVENVEIPESETSEKAEKEILSDADTVRDGEDPPDSIGTEENLNFNRWPQNHLQKEGQTSAELVDNETGSNLENCLSHTMDNSNITICITEAPDDNFSDLENVESGADSEAETRPWFARQHVEETVSIMNEEDDYRDMPSPPNPLSCPSDLDVQDELDQSYPKVDNFSSVDFPSPPTSIDLDVQYDKLESLDDSFPSPPPSVIEAEEFISHINLEDFIASPETEPCISPTRVANVSEPTLQESPPAITQSKGISANLNRPSVHITPADESNSASVITGQDEHNNLLQETSSASPSSPQVPLSNLPELLISEWKDLDEEPLEDFEKLEQLCCISGDEEDFIDDHFLGNLELLESLKKTPELKGSSLGDSRAGDGTCAPQTPEGSAVDDRTSDNSDKLILDSEEEKNDRQGSLESSQTSDVKDQGSLCKMTTKNGLMMQVCEERLQFSLSENVKTNVLWGSTVKDTGKLRPWGEPIKESGSELVTVLEQKEDESQEDDESFPGTQPPADADETKAEPLTVIEQPEVTTPQPTANQAMKAKLARLSLALPPLALTLPLVPAGKGGFGDGAIGNRIGRRRCMSAGSDPDDEEEDEQEDESSKRMIVVTETDVDKRVGLRSLLKSPKEPLDRERDRGRNVSFFDDVTIYLFDQETPTSELSSSAPTSPAPVSVKSTKLDLRRPSIKSKELKRKEDLSLKPRSPAGAKSVTSSRFTVSPANDPHLV